In Nicotiana tabacum cultivar K326 chromosome 2, ASM71507v2, whole genome shotgun sequence, the following proteins share a genomic window:
- the LOC107829990 gene encoding UPF0725 protein At1g23960: MQSQPPPPSPPESSLSIASDSPPENKQKLNEGDGDGDKGSLSIASDLPLEKKQKLSEGDGDGDGDKGQSGDLSAESDSDCEIQEDTIATPVMKYYLEGICPCCNQNVDKALWQRYRQQIKESQGFDIKDEDCPSGCSMVTIWPMTGYLKNPENVKELKDYAQKALDTYNAREGTKYVVGKILKVNGSGCRDFHFYITLTVKTSDGEKLYFQAKVVRSLEGSLDFPVVRPRAKGDKDIW, from the exons ATGCAGTCGCAGCCGCCGCCACCATCACCACCAGAATCAAGCTTGTCAATCGCATCGGATTCGCCGCCGGAGAATAAACAAAAGCTCAACGAGGGAGATGGAGATGGAGATAAAGGAAGCTTGTCAATCGCATCGGATTTGCCGCTGGAGAAGAAACAAAAGCTGAGCGAGGGAGATGGAGATGGAGATGGAGATAAAGGTCAAAGCGGAGACTTATCAGCCGAATCGGATTCGGATTGCGAAATTCAGGAGGATACTATAGCTACTCCCGTCATGAAGTATTATTTAGAAGGAATTTGCCCTTGCTGCAATCAGAACGTGGACAAAGCTCTTTGGCAGAGGTACCGCCAACAAATCAAAGAGAGCCAG GGCTTTGACATTAAAGATGAAGATTGTCCTAGTGGATGCTCGATGGTGACCATCTGGCCCATGACAGGTTACTTAAAGAATCCTGAGAATGTTAAGGAGTTGAAAGATTATGCTCAAAAGGCACTTGATACATACAATGCTCGAGAG GGCACTAAATATGTGGTCGGGAAGATTCTGAAGGTGAATGGAAGTGGCTGTCGTGACTTCCATTTCTATATTACTCTTACTGTCAAGACATCTGATGGCGAAAAGCTGTATTTTCAAGCTAAGGTGGTGCGAAGTTTAGAAGGTTCTTTGGATTTCCCAGTCGTCAGGCCTAGG GCGAAGGGAGATAAGGACATATGGTGA